Genomic window (Desulforapulum autotrophicum HRM2):
TATGAAACGCCATCGCCTATTCAGGTCAGGGCGATTCCTGCTGTGCTCAAAGGCAGGGATGTGATGGCTGCAGCGCAGACCGGCACTGGTAAGACCCTGGTTTTCACTCTGCCTGTTTTAGAACGGCTTTCGAAACTGGCCCCGGTTCAAGCGAATCAGGTGCGTGCCCTTGTTTTGGTGCCCACACGTGAATTGGCTGTCCAGATTGGTGAAAGCGTGACAACCTTTGGCAGGCATTTGCATTTACGTTCCACAGCGGTGTTTGGCGGTGTGAAGATAAATCCCCAGATGATGAAATTACGTGGAGGTGTTGATGTGCTGGTCGCAACACCCGGACGTCTGCTGGATCTCCACAGCAAAAATGCAGTGAAGTTTGACCGGCTGGAAGTACTTGTATTGGATGAAGCTGATCGAATGCTGAACATGGGGTTTATCCATGATATTGGGAAAATTATAGCTCTTTTGCCTAACCAGCGTCAGACCTTGATGTTCTCAGCGACCTTTCCTGATGAGATTCGTGATCTGGCCCGTGGGCTGCTCCATGATCCTGTTGAGATTTCGGTTGCACCTCCCAATTCTGTGTTGAAAATAATCAAGCAGTGGGTTTATCCGGTGGATCAGAATAAGAAGTCGGCATTACTCTCAAAATTAATTTGCGATAATCAATGGGAGCAGGTGCTTGTATTCAGTAAAACCAAGAATGGTGCAGACCGGTTGGTACGTCATTTGGAAAAAGAGGGGATTGACGCTGCGGCAATCCATGGCGATAAGAGTCAGGGTGCACGTACGAAAGCTTTGGAAAATTTTAAAAAGGGTACGGTTCGAATTTTGGTGGCGACGGACATAGCGGCCCGTGGGTTGGATATTTATCAGCTACCCCAGGTGGTCAATTTTGATCTGCCCCATGTGAAGGAAGATTATGTGCATCTTATGGGCCGTACGGGTAGGGCCGGTGCCCCCGGCCAGGTGATCTCTTTGGTTTGCGCTGATGAGTTTCAGCAGCTATCCGAT
Coding sequences:
- a CDS encoding DEAD/DEAH box helicase, with the protein product MTFSTLGLSAPIVKAVAGQGYETPSPIQVRAIPAVLKGRDVMAAAQTGTGKTLVFTLPVLERLSKLAPVQANQVRALVLVPTRELAVQIGESVTTFGRHLHLRSTAVFGGVKINPQMMKLRGGVDVLVATPGRLLDLHSKNAVKFDRLEVLVLDEADRMLNMGFIHDIGKIIALLPNQRQTLMFSATFPDEIRDLARGLLHDPVEISVAPPNSVLKIIKQWVYPVDQNKKSALLSKLICDNQWEQVLVFSKTKNGADRLVRHLEKEGIDAAAIHGDKSQGARTKALENFKKGTVRILVATDIAARGLDIYQLPQVVNFDLPHVKEDYVHLMGRTGRAGAPGQVISLVCADEFQQLSDIERLIKMVLTRKIIDGFEPIPALPESILDVRPFRAKKPKKFKNQKPCGSAI